The following proteins are encoded in a genomic region of Magallana gigas chromosome 1, xbMagGiga1.1, whole genome shotgun sequence:
- the LOC136274520 gene encoding uncharacterized protein, which translates to MCHYNNLLFTRIMFLVHDFFIEATFSPTAPKHTTIGQTETSTTIFSSTIVPATDTHSEPTLVSSGTAETTSNVGVTTPKLTKSGQTETSTTIFSSTIVPATDTHSEPTLVSSGTAETTSTVTAEVTTVGIAVQTESGQNILKKLLESLNKPLEDGETLSDKSLGFLAWAVATTFTVAMLLLKKWLKKKCENLVKDDNVSTPPPPQSVDDPSSPPHPMILTYPPFMLFPPPPLPFMMMMMIKMIRLHPPPLLMMMMTPTRLLEQVPLRPRMLTKAEDPSSHLCPPSPPPQMLRKNA; encoded by the exons ATGTGTCATTATAATAATCTGTTGTTTACAAGGATAATGTTTTtagttcatgatttttttatagaGGCAACATTCAGTCCCACGGCACCAAAGCATACCACGATCGGGCAAACAG AGACATCAACCACTATCTTCTCCTCCACTATTGTTCCCGCGACAGACACTCACAGTGAGCCTACACTGGTCTCATCTGGTACAGCAG agaCAACATCAAACGTCGGTGTCACAACACCTAAGCTGACCAAGTCCGGGCAAACAG AGACATCAACCACTATCTTCTCCTCCACTATTGTTCCCGCGACAGACACTCACAGTGAGCCTACACTGGTCTCATCTGGTACAGCAG agACAACATCAACCGTCACAGCAGAGGTAACAACAGTAGGAATCGCTGTTCAAACAG aatcagGACAGAACATTCTTAAAAAACTCTTGGAGAGTTTGAATAAACCATTGGAGGATGGCGAAACCCTTTCAGATAAAAGTCTTG GGTTTTTAGCATGGGCAGTAGCAACTACCTTTACAGTAGCAATgctgttattaaaaaaatggctTAAGAAAAAATGCGAGAACCtcgtgaaagatgataatgtgtctacacccccccccccccaatccgtTGATGATCCCTCTTCCCCTCCACATCCGATGATCCTAACCTATCCACCATTCATGTTGTTCCCTCCACCCCCACTACCAttcatgatgatgatgatgataaaaaTGATCAGGCTTCACCCACCACCATtattaatgatgatgatgacaccAACCCGCCTCCTAGAACAAGTACCCCTTCGTCCCCGAATGTTAACGAAAGCCGAAGACCCCTCATCACACCTCTGTCCTCCGTCACCACCTCCCCAGATGTTGAGGAAGAATGCGTAG
- the LOC136276170 gene encoding uncharacterized protein, protein MAWDIGEFFQKKCPCIKDRPPNIKPVAPIYPIVTTYPFEMVSIEPCSGGYEYILVVVDHFTRFAAAYPTKNKSGRTAAEKMFNDSFMWFGFPDKLHHDQEREFENSFFSRLQALTGVKHSRTTPYHPQGNGQTERMNRTLLGMLKTLPKDHKRNWKKHLSKMTHAYNCTRNTSTGYSPFYLIFGRHPRLPIDLIFGLDDQMSGKKCDYDRYDRKLQSAALVKGDRVLVRNLLERGGPGKLRSYWEPEVHIVVRRLGDSPVYEVKTEGNGGRLRRLHRNLLLPCNDLPVLAKQQPKPKSKSRRRATQQLKKELCSDSSDTEEVCWGYQSETTSSDPRLDPRAKEFVPNTQQEAPADVTEDSSQTSVLTGNSQGPSSEEFVSISEDDDSEDDEDTPTARPTRTIRPPRLLTYDKPGQPTFRAVQNSVNAYLRLVSFDPAFV, encoded by the exons ATGGCATGGGACATCGGGGAATTTTTTCAGAAGAAGTGTCCATGTATCAAGGATAGACCGCCAAACATTAAGCCTGTTGCACCCATTTACCCCATAGTAACAACTTACCCTTTTGAGATGGTGTCGATTGAACCGTGCAGTGGTGGTTACGAGTATATCCTGGTCGTGGTTGACCATTTCACACGGTTTGCCGCTGCCTACCCCACCAAAAATAAATCTGGGCGCACTGCCGCAGAGAAAATGTTCAACGATTCCTTTATGTGGTTCGGATTTCCTGATAAATTGCATCATGATCAAGAACGGGAATTCGAGAATAGCTTCTTCTCGAGACTGCAGGCACTAACAGGTGTTAAACATTCTCGAACCACCCCATACCATCCACAGGGGAATGGCCAAACGGAGAGGATGAACCGTACACTTCTTGGGATGTTGAAAACCCTACCCAAAGATCACAAGCGGAATTGGAAGAAACATCTCAGCAAGATGACTCATGCTTATAACTGTACAAGAAACACTAGCACAGGATACTCACCTTTCTACCTCATCTTTGGTCGTCATCCAAGATTACCAATAGACCTTATCTTCGGACTTGACGATCAGATGTCAGGAAAGAAGTGCGACTAT GACCGATATGACCGGAAGCTCCAAAGTGCTGCCTTAGTTAAGGGGGACCGTGTCCTCGTGAGGAATCTGCTGGAACGTGGTGGTCCAGGGAAGCTGAGATCGTATTGGGAACCTGAAGTTCACATAGTTGTGCGACGACTAGGAGATTCGCCAGTCTATGAAGTCAAAACGGAGGGAAACGGAGGGCGGCTACGTCGACTTCACCGTAACCTGCTACTACCGTGTAATGACCTACCTGTACTTGCAAAACAGCAACCAAAACCAAAGTCTAAATCTAGACGGAGGGCAACACAACAGTTAAAGAAAGAGTTGTGCAGTGACTCCTCTGATACAGAAGAAGTGTGCTGGGGGTATCAATCTGAAACCACAAGCAGTGACCCAAGGCTTGATCCTAGAGCCAAAGAGTTTGTACCAAACACACAGCAGGAGGCACCCGCAGATGTTACAGAGGATTCCTCACAGACGTCCGTATTGACTGGAAATTCACAAGGACCTTCCAGTGAAGAGTTCGTCTCCATTTCAGAGGATGATGATTCAGAAGATGATGAGGACACCCCTACAGCTCGCCCTACTCGTACCATCCGGCCTCCAAGACTGCTAACCTACGACAAGCCAGGTCAACCAACATTCCGTGCAGTACAGAACAGTGTCAATGCATATCTACGCCTAGTGTCGTTTGACCCAGCGTTTGTGTAA